From Candidatus Zixiibacteriota bacterium, the proteins below share one genomic window:
- the dnaJ gene encoding molecular chaperone DnaJ, whose protein sequence is MAKRDYYEILGVSKSATEEDIKKAYRKLAIQYHPDKNPGDKAAEEKFKEATEAYEVLKDPQTRARYDQFGHAGVGAGQGAGNYGGGFGQGFDINDALRAFMRDFGMGGSIFDEMFGGGSSRRGDRRQSFHGEDIKVRLKLTLEEIAFGTEKVIKFRRFKRCQTCHGSGAAAGASRERCRVCNGAGEVRHVSRSMFGQFINVSTCSNCGGSGEVITTPCGTCAGSGRVEEQATITVKVPAGVAEGNYIPLRGEGNAGMRGGESGDLIVLIEEKPHERFIRQGNDLITEIPITMAAAVLGAEIDVETLDSAVKLKVPAGTQDGKILKLRGQGLGRLRSAGRGDLLVKITVWTPQNLSSEQKQLYEKLRRLEGDMPPARETKSILERLRESLGV, encoded by the coding sequence ATGGCTAAACGAGATTATTACGAGATTCTCGGCGTGTCGAAGTCGGCCACCGAAGAAGACATCAAGAAAGCCTATCGCAAGCTTGCGATTCAGTATCACCCGGACAAGAACCCGGGCGACAAGGCCGCCGAGGAGAAATTCAAGGAGGCGACCGAGGCCTACGAAGTGCTTAAGGATCCGCAGACGCGGGCGCGCTACGATCAATTCGGGCATGCCGGTGTCGGCGCCGGTCAGGGAGCAGGCAACTACGGCGGCGGCTTCGGCCAAGGTTTCGACATCAACGACGCGCTGCGCGCCTTCATGCGCGACTTCGGCATGGGCGGCTCGATCTTCGATGAAATGTTCGGCGGCGGTTCTTCGCGCCGCGGCGATCGCCGCCAGTCGTTCCATGGCGAGGATATCAAGGTCCGGCTGAAACTGACCCTCGAAGAAATCGCTTTCGGTACCGAGAAAGTCATCAAATTCCGCCGCTTCAAGCGTTGTCAGACGTGTCACGGTTCGGGCGCCGCGGCCGGAGCTTCGCGCGAACGCTGTCGCGTCTGCAACGGTGCCGGCGAAGTCCGCCACGTGTCGCGGTCGATGTTCGGCCAGTTCATCAATGTTTCGACCTGCTCGAATTGCGGCGGCTCCGGCGAGGTGATAACCACGCCGTGCGGTACCTGTGCCGGTTCGGGCCGGGTCGAGGAGCAGGCGACCATCACGGTCAAAGTCCCGGCGGGGGTTGCCGAGGGGAACTATATCCCGCTGCGCGGGGAGGGCAATGCCGGGATGCGCGGAGGCGAGTCGGGCGATTTGATCGTGCTGATCGAGGAGAAACCGCACGAACGCTTCATTCGCCAGGGCAATGATCTCATCACGGAGATCCCGATCACGATGGCGGCGGCGGTGCTCGGCGCGGAGATCGATGTGGAGACGCTGGACAGCGCAGTCAAACTCAAGGTTCCAGCCGGCACGCAGGACGGCAAGATTCTGAAATTGCGCGGCCAGGGACTGGGTCGACTGCGTTCCGCCGGACGGGGGGATTTGCTCGTCAAGATCACGGTCTGGACGCCGCAAAATCTCTCGTCGGAACAGAAACAGCTTTACGAAAAACTCCGCCGGTTGGAGGGCGACATGCCGCCCGCCCGCGAGACCAAGTCGATCCTTGAACGGCTGCGGGAATCGCTGGGAGTCTGA
- a CDS encoding 50S ribosomal protein L11 methyltransferase, whose protein sequence is MAGYLEVSIKCDPTNEDIVTSYITESLSQGLVTEVSDADFHVKFYLPIEEESRDKVESLGKYLVRVGIARAENLDAVISVKAIDDIDWIKQYQQSFRSIIIDNVVVKSTWDEADYGDKLQITIEPKMAFGTGHHETTQLCVAQLLKDIKPGDKLLDLGCGSGILSILAAKLGASEALGLDIDLAAIENARENVVINQVEPIVQIQFGSMEKVNRSGYYDVVVSNLIKDEIYNLFENFMRSLKTGGVMILSGILTDQEAEFLSFLSLKRVRGNLITRKNEWICCRVIKA, encoded by the coding sequence TTGGCCGGTTACCTTGAAGTCAGCATCAAGTGCGATCCCACCAATGAGGACATCGTCACGTCATACATTACCGAATCGCTATCGCAAGGACTGGTGACGGAGGTCTCCGATGCCGATTTCCACGTCAAATTCTATCTTCCGATTGAAGAAGAGTCGCGGGACAAGGTGGAATCGCTCGGCAAGTATCTCGTCCGCGTCGGCATCGCACGCGCGGAGAATCTCGATGCCGTCATCTCGGTCAAGGCGATCGACGACATCGACTGGATCAAGCAATACCAACAGTCGTTTCGGTCGATCATCATCGACAACGTCGTGGTCAAGTCCACCTGGGACGAGGCCGATTACGGCGACAAGCTGCAGATCACGATCGAACCGAAGATGGCTTTTGGTACGGGCCATCACGAGACCACGCAGTTGTGCGTGGCGCAGTTGCTCAAGGATATCAAGCCCGGCGATAAGCTGCTCGATCTCGGCTGCGGGTCGGGTATCCTGAGTATTCTCGCCGCCAAGCTGGGGGCATCCGAGGCGCTCGGCCTTGACATTGACCTGGCCGCGATCGAGAACGCCAGAGAAAACGTGGTGATCAATCAGGTTGAACCGATCGTGCAAATTCAATTCGGTTCGATGGAAAAGGTCAATCGCAGCGGCTACTACGACGTGGTGGTCAGCAACCTGATCAAGGATGAAATCTACAATCTGTTCGAGAACTTCATGCGCAGCCTCAAGACCGGGGGCGTGATGATTCTCTCCGGAATCCTCACGGACCAGGAGGCCGAATTTCTGAGCTTCCTCAGTCTCAAGCGGGTTCGGGGCAATCTGATCACGCGCAAGAACGAATGGATTTGTTGCCGTGTCATCAAAGCATAG
- a CDS encoding immune inhibitor A yields the protein MTRRAIVIFLTLSLLIGAAIAQGAGERLAKVRVAIESRADYLALKSLRMDEVYQGEKYIDVLVAPEEIARLEQHGLRYSVEAPDLTAFFQSRFDPSRDMGGYRTLSEIYLAMDSIANQNPLIVRGKWSIGNTIEGRPIYVMKISDNALIDEDEPEVYYYGAIHAREVITPELLIYFMRYLTNNYGTDPQVTYLVNNRELFFSTVVNPDGYYHNEVIEPGGGGLWRKNRRNNGDGSYGIDLNRNFGYQWGYDDEGSSPIGSDETYRGASAFSEPETQRIRDFIISHNFVIALSYHSYGNYFLWPWGYDQIYTPDNDIFQTMGDSIRAQTNYAIGPPWQLLYPVNGSTDDWGYGEQTLKNKTYAVTIEVGTQSDDFWPPTSRITPLVQANVYPNLFVARIADKPERLRVPAQPQIYPLGIIEANATDVYWHHADTVNPAVSYELWQLQGFTRTTDNIEAISGNWITNGFTVSTTRAHSGTKSYFGGSAANLNNRLSAFNKLSVQAGDSLKFWTWYDIETNWDYGYVEVSTNSGSTWASIPGNITTNTNPNGNNLGNGITGLSSSWVEAKFSLAAYVGQDINLRFRYVTDGFVNDPGWWIDDIYPVEGYATETMLSNSITDTTYHVAGLSAGEYFYRVRAKDAEAQWSAFSSVENLTVNLCTWKVGDANGDDAYSISDAVYIVSYVFSGGPSPMPHAIGSGDLDCSGAVNISDAVYIINFIFAGGPPPAPSCECGDYL from the coding sequence ATGACAAGACGAGCTATTGTCATTTTCCTGACATTATCACTGTTGATCGGGGCTGCGATCGCGCAGGGAGCCGGTGAGCGCCTGGCGAAGGTGCGCGTCGCCATCGAGAGCCGCGCCGATTATCTGGCGCTCAAGTCTCTAAGAATGGACGAAGTCTACCAGGGTGAGAAGTACATCGATGTGCTGGTCGCTCCGGAGGAGATTGCCCGACTGGAGCAACACGGATTGCGGTATAGCGTCGAAGCCCCCGACCTTACCGCCTTCTTCCAGAGCCGATTTGATCCGTCGCGCGACATGGGCGGGTATCGTACGCTTTCCGAAATTTACCTGGCGATGGATTCGATTGCGAATCAGAACCCGCTGATCGTGCGCGGCAAGTGGTCGATCGGCAACACGATCGAGGGTCGCCCAATTTACGTGATGAAGATATCGGATAATGCCTTGATCGACGAGGACGAGCCGGAAGTGTACTACTACGGCGCGATCCATGCGCGCGAGGTGATTACGCCTGAACTGCTGATCTACTTCATGCGTTATCTGACCAACAACTACGGCACCGATCCGCAAGTGACGTACCTGGTGAACAATCGCGAGTTGTTCTTCTCGACCGTCGTCAATCCGGACGGCTACTATCACAACGAGGTGATTGAGCCGGGCGGGGGCGGTTTGTGGCGCAAGAACCGGCGTAACAACGGCGACGGTTCGTATGGTATCGACCTGAATCGCAATTTCGGATATCAATGGGGCTATGATGATGAGGGATCATCGCCGATTGGCAGCGACGAGACGTATCGCGGGGCTTCGGCCTTCTCGGAACCGGAGACGCAGCGGATTCGCGATTTCATAATCTCGCACAATTTCGTCATTGCCTTAAGCTATCACTCCTATGGCAACTACTTCCTGTGGCCGTGGGGCTATGATCAGATCTACACGCCCGACAACGACATCTTCCAGACAATGGGGGATTCGATCCGCGCTCAGACCAATTATGCAATCGGGCCGCCGTGGCAGTTGCTATATCCAGTCAATGGTTCCACCGATGACTGGGGCTATGGGGAGCAGACGCTGAAGAACAAGACCTACGCCGTCACGATCGAGGTGGGCACGCAGTCGGACGACTTCTGGCCGCCAACATCCCGCATCACACCGCTCGTGCAGGCCAATGTTTATCCCAATCTGTTTGTGGCCCGGATCGCCGACAAGCCGGAGAGGCTTCGGGTACCGGCGCAGCCACAGATTTATCCGCTGGGCATCATTGAAGCGAATGCCACGGATGTCTACTGGCATCATGCCGACACCGTCAATCCGGCGGTGTCCTACGAATTGTGGCAGTTGCAGGGATTCACTCGCACTACGGACAACATCGAGGCCATCAGCGGCAACTGGATCACCAATGGTTTTACAGTCTCGACGACCCGCGCCCACTCCGGCACGAAATCGTATTTTGGCGGCTCGGCGGCGAATCTCAACAATCGGTTGTCCGCTTTTAACAAGCTGAGCGTCCAAGCCGGCGACAGCCTCAAGTTCTGGACCTGGTATGATATCGAGACCAATTGGGACTACGGCTACGTGGAAGTCTCCACCAACAGCGGTTCGACGTGGGCGAGCATCCCGGGCAACATTACAACCAACACCAATCCCAACGGCAACAATCTCGGTAACGGCATCACGGGACTATCGTCCTCGTGGGTTGAAGCGAAGTTCAGTCTGGCCGCGTATGTCGGGCAAGATATCAATTTGCGGTTCCGCTATGTCACGGATGGCTTCGTCAATGATCCCGGCTGGTGGATTGACGACATTTATCCAGTTGAAGGCTATGCGACTGAGACGATGCTTTCCAACAGCATCACCGACACGACCTATCATGTTGCTGGACTCAGCGCCGGGGAGTACTTCTATCGTGTCCGCGCCAAGGATGCTGAAGCGCAGTGGTCGGCGTTTAGCTCGGTAGAGAACCTGACGGTCAATCTATGCACATGGAAGGTGGGGGATGCCAACGGCGACGATGCGTACAGCATCAGCGATGCCGTCTACATCGTCAGCTACGTGTTCTCCGGCGGACCAAGTCCGATGCCGCATGCGATCGGGTCAGGCGATCTGGATTGCAGTGGCGCCGTGAACATCTCCGATGCGGTCTATATTATCAATTTCATCTTCGCGGGCGGACCGCCGCCGGCGCCGAGCTGTGAGTGTGGCGACTACCTGTGA
- a CDS encoding PAS domain S-box protein — protein sequence MTDSSRPPRESRIFRYLGLSYEIRIRITLGFLFVLILIANLNSLRFFNETTAVSDESLRLQTAQNLNLIAATLSSSPRERLQSSAVRDLALAAGFEQLLLVETDLLRDTASGSSVLITPEQLSSIRRAYALPKSVAGGVRAALPLTITESFAVATNRFERGAFFHFVTDSGQPLTLFAALDADTQGELARFAKLNTLFQIISLLAASTIALLLLKITFKPYRQIKNEAIAAEVAAPERGESVDFAVATFQKVIAELQVKEKKLQELYAEQKQRAASLERYNEYVLRSMPSGVISCDTTGKLTHFNAAAGSILALDPQMLTGKDYREAFATYPMLGDLFSSTLQSAQANRITETQIENGAGERLWISLSSSVLRDNEGHLRGAMIMINNLTELKRLEAAMMLKEHMAALGEMSAGLAHQLRNSMGAIVGFAQLLGRQSTIEPNSAAVAENILKEARATGDMLDRFLRLSRPSELAIAEVDFDELAAALKRHFQQQLELRSLRLSISRPPQLRQLLADQVLLLNILTNLVQNGIHASPDGEVIAVDITDDLGQNEVIFRVIDRGRGIMPDILEHIFTPFYTSGKADGTGLGLALVQKWVLAHGGRIDCDSTVGAGTTFTVRLPLSPEWAGADARQNPLAESRV from the coding sequence ATGACCGATTCCAGCCGTCCGCCACGGGAGAGCCGCATATTTCGATACTTGGGGCTCAGCTACGAAATTCGCATTCGCATCACCCTGGGTTTCCTGTTTGTCCTGATCTTGATCGCCAACCTGAATTCACTGCGCTTCTTCAACGAGACCACCGCCGTCAGTGATGAGAGCCTGCGCCTGCAGACGGCGCAGAATCTGAACTTGATTGCCGCAACGCTCAGTTCCAGTCCGCGCGAACGCCTGCAGAGTTCGGCGGTGCGCGACCTGGCGCTGGCGGCTGGTTTTGAACAACTCCTCCTGGTGGAGACCGACTTGCTTCGCGACACGGCATCGGGGTCGTCGGTGCTGATCACGCCCGAGCAACTGAGTTCGATCCGGCGCGCGTACGCCTTGCCGAAGTCGGTTGCGGGCGGCGTGCGCGCGGCGCTGCCGCTGACGATCACGGAGTCGTTTGCGGTTGCGACAAATCGCTTCGAGCGCGGTGCCTTCTTCCATTTTGTCACGGACTCCGGCCAACCGCTGACGTTGTTTGCGGCGCTGGATGCCGACACGCAAGGGGAACTGGCGCGGTTCGCAAAGCTGAACACGTTATTTCAAATCATCAGCCTGTTGGCGGCCTCGACGATCGCACTGCTGCTGTTGAAGATTACATTCAAACCGTACCGGCAGATCAAGAACGAGGCGATTGCCGCTGAGGTTGCCGCGCCCGAGCGCGGGGAGTCGGTGGATTTTGCGGTGGCGACTTTCCAGAAGGTGATTGCGGAGCTTCAGGTTAAGGAAAAGAAACTGCAGGAGCTCTATGCCGAGCAAAAGCAGCGCGCCGCCAGCCTTGAACGCTACAATGAGTATGTCCTGCGCAGTATGCCGTCGGGTGTGATCAGCTGTGACACAACCGGCAAGCTCACGCATTTCAATGCGGCTGCCGGCTCGATCCTTGCGCTTGATCCGCAGATGCTAACGGGCAAGGACTATCGCGAGGCGTTTGCTACCTATCCGATGCTGGGCGACTTGTTTTCTTCAACGCTGCAGTCGGCGCAGGCGAACCGGATCACCGAAACGCAGATCGAGAACGGCGCCGGCGAGCGGCTCTGGATCAGTCTCAGCAGTTCCGTATTGCGCGACAATGAAGGCCACTTGCGGGGCGCGATGATCATGATCAATAATCTGACGGAGCTGAAACGCCTCGAAGCAGCGATGATGTTAAAAGAACACATGGCGGCGCTGGGTGAAATGTCGGCGGGGCTCGCGCACCAACTGCGCAATTCGATGGGCGCGATTGTCGGCTTCGCGCAATTGCTGGGCCGACAATCGACGATCGAGCCAAACTCCGCAGCCGTGGCGGAGAATATTCTCAAAGAGGCGCGGGCGACCGGCGATATGCTCGATCGATTTCTGCGCTTAAGTCGACCCTCGGAGTTGGCGATCGCCGAGGTTGATTTTGATGAACTGGCTGCCGCTCTTAAGCGTCACTTCCAGCAGCAATTGGAGCTGCGGAGTTTGCGTTTGTCGATTTCCCGACCACCACAACTGCGGCAGTTGCTGGCGGATCAGGTGCTGCTGCTGAATATTCTGACTAATCTTGTCCAGAACGGAATTCATGCCTCGCCCGACGGGGAAGTGATCGCCGTCGACATCACCGACGATCTCGGTCAGAACGAGGTGATCTTCAGGGTCATCGATCGTGGCCGCGGCATCATGCCGGACATCCTTGAGCACATCTTCACACCGTTCTATACAAGCGGCAAAGCTGACGGCACCGGTCTCGGATTGGCGCTGGTTCAAAAATGGGTGTTGGCGCACGGGGGCCGCATCGACTGCGACTCGACCGTCGGCGCGGGAACGACATTCACGGTCCGCTTGCCGCTCAGTCCCGAGTGGGCCGGCGCCGACGCGAGGCAAAACCCTCTTGCTGAATCCCGCGTGTAA
- a CDS encoding polyprenyl synthetase family protein, which produces MPDAVKLDTPPFQAVRVKVDRYLESMLPPATTPPQELHAAMRYSVLAGGKRLRPVLAVSAYYACGGSEEIIYRYAAALELLHTYSLIHDDLPCMDDDDFRRGQPTLHKQFSEYIAVLAGDALHALAFEILAESGDSRVVIEVGRAIGTQGMIGGQVADVQAEGKAVTLADVEWIHRHKTAALIAASVKIGALLAHAPDGVVGQLTRYGERLGLAFQIVDDILDIEGDFEALGKTVGADTRLEKATYPKVVGLERSRELAAQLIAEAKDMLTGFGEKEIFVKLADYILAREQ; this is translated from the coding sequence ATGCCTGATGCCGTGAAGCTGGATACGCCGCCATTCCAGGCCGTGCGCGTCAAGGTCGACCGATATCTTGAATCGATGCTGCCTCCGGCCACGACGCCGCCACAAGAACTGCACGCCGCGATGCGCTACTCGGTACTGGCAGGCGGGAAGCGGCTGCGCCCCGTGCTGGCGGTTTCGGCATACTATGCCTGCGGCGGCAGCGAAGAGATCATTTATCGTTACGCGGCCGCGCTGGAATTGCTCCATACCTATTCGCTGATCCACGACGATCTGCCGTGCATGGACGACGATGATTTTCGCCGCGGCCAACCGACGCTGCACAAGCAGTTTTCCGAGTATATTGCCGTGCTGGCGGGAGATGCCTTGCACGCGCTGGCGTTCGAAATTCTTGCCGAATCGGGCGATTCGCGCGTAGTCATTGAAGTCGGTCGGGCGATCGGCACGCAGGGGATGATCGGCGGCCAGGTTGCCGACGTCCAGGCGGAGGGCAAAGCGGTGACGCTCGCTGATGTGGAATGGATTCATCGCCACAAGACGGCGGCCCTGATTGCCGCCTCGGTCAAGATCGGCGCGCTGCTGGCGCATGCCCCCGACGGGGTCGTAGGGCAACTGACGCGCTACGGCGAGCGACTGGGGCTGGCGTTTCAGATCGTTGATGATATCCTTGATATCGAGGGCGATTTTGAGGCGTTGGGCAAGACGGTCGGCGCCGATACGCGTCTGGAAAAGGCCACGTACCCAAAGGTGGTCGGCCTCGAACGTTCGCGCGAGCTGGCCGCGCAACTCATTGCCGAGGCCAAGGATATGTTGACAGGGTTTGGGGAAAAGGAGATATTCGTGAAACTGGCAGACTATATCCTGGCCCGCGAACAGTAA
- the xseA gene encoding exodeoxyribonuclease VII large subunit, with translation MVEQDSAHVYSVSDITREIKGILEGEFVSVWVEGEISNYLHHSSGHRYFTLKDAGAQLKAVIWKFSGQGLTFEPKDGQKVRAFGDITLYEKGGYYQLRVVRLLPKGIGTLEEQFQKLKAKLAAEGLFDETRKRPIPQFPAAIGIVTSPTGAAIRDVLNICRRRAPSVRLILRPTKVQGDGAAEDITAAIREFNRYGQVDVLIVGRGGGSLEDLWAFNEEVVARAISESEIPIISAVGHEIDFSIADFVADLRAATPSAAAELATFDATALLQGVAAASSRLTRALARAAELRRERLQRVVRSRVFVRPATILEPFAQRLDEGTSAMRHAAEKLMLRHGGRYETLKHKLEALSPDNVLKRGYAVVRRKADLAIVKQAASLNTGDGVEISFGDGQRDATID, from the coding sequence ATGGTTGAGCAAGATTCCGCGCACGTCTATTCGGTTTCGGACATCACGCGGGAGATCAAGGGGATTCTCGAAGGTGAGTTTGTATCGGTATGGGTTGAGGGGGAAATCTCGAACTACCTTCACCATTCGTCGGGCCATCGGTATTTCACCCTTAAGGATGCCGGGGCTCAACTCAAGGCGGTAATCTGGAAGTTTTCCGGCCAGGGGTTGACGTTCGAACCGAAGGATGGGCAGAAGGTGCGCGCATTTGGTGATATCACGCTCTACGAGAAGGGCGGCTACTACCAGTTGCGCGTGGTGCGCTTGTTGCCGAAAGGAATCGGTACTCTGGAAGAGCAGTTCCAAAAGCTTAAGGCGAAATTGGCGGCGGAAGGGCTATTCGATGAAACGCGTAAGCGGCCGATTCCGCAGTTTCCGGCGGCGATCGGGATCGTAACTTCGCCGACCGGCGCGGCGATCCGCGACGTACTGAATATTTGCCGGCGGCGGGCGCCGTCGGTGCGATTGATTTTGCGACCGACCAAGGTTCAGGGTGACGGTGCAGCGGAGGACATTACAGCGGCGATCCGCGAGTTCAACCGTTACGGACAGGTCGATGTGCTGATTGTCGGCCGCGGCGGCGGCTCGCTGGAGGACCTGTGGGCATTCAATGAGGAAGTCGTTGCACGAGCCATCTCCGAGTCGGAAATCCCGATTATCTCCGCCGTCGGGCATGAGATCGATTTCTCGATTGCGGATTTTGTGGCCGATTTGCGCGCCGCGACACCATCGGCGGCGGCGGAACTGGCGACGTTTGACGCGACGGCACTGCTGCAGGGAGTGGCGGCGGCTTCGTCGCGACTGACACGCGCGCTGGCTCGAGCGGCGGAATTGCGCCGGGAACGGCTTCAACGCGTAGTTCGCTCGCGGGTTTTTGTCAGGCCGGCGACGATTCTCGAGCCGTTTGCGCAGCGCCTCGACGAAGGGACTTCCGCAATGCGCCATGCCGCCGAGAAACTGATGCTGCGCCACGGCGGACGATACGAAACCTTGAAGCATAAGCTGGAAGCGCTGTCGCCGGACAACGTACTCAAGCGGGGCTATGCGGTGGTGCGCCGCAAAGCGGATCTCGCCATCGTCAAGCAGGCGGCATCATTGAATACGGGCGATGGAGTGGAGATCAGCTTCGGCGACGGCCAGCGCGATGCAACCATTGATTAG
- a CDS encoding 16S rRNA (uracil(1498)-N(3))-methyltransferase produces MSSKHSAATHFYFEPRQLDRDTCLFSREESDHILKSFRLYIGDRIAATDGCGRLYQMKLTAFENRLVRAQVISSAERVNELPVAITIGFGMPQPSKADQIIDQCTQLGAAAFVPILAKNSPGKLTGEKAQVRLERWRKVAISSMKQSLRTVLPEINAPRDVADLAGTIGSYDAAIVGSLKGTALSGEVLPAAANKILLLTGPEEGFSRIEEDTLIRAGATPVLLGERRLRAELAPVVLLSAVVYSL; encoded by the coding sequence GTGTCATCAAAGCATAGCGCCGCCACCCACTTCTACTTCGAACCCCGGCAACTCGACCGCGACACCTGTCTGTTCTCGCGCGAAGAAAGCGACCACATTCTCAAGTCGTTTCGCCTTTACATCGGCGATCGGATTGCCGCCACGGATGGTTGCGGCCGTCTCTATCAAATGAAGCTCACCGCTTTTGAGAATCGGCTCGTGCGCGCGCAGGTCATCAGTTCTGCCGAACGCGTCAATGAACTACCGGTCGCGATCACGATCGGTTTTGGAATGCCGCAGCCATCGAAAGCGGATCAGATTATCGACCAGTGCACGCAATTGGGCGCGGCCGCGTTCGTGCCGATCCTGGCCAAGAACTCTCCCGGCAAGCTCACCGGCGAAAAGGCCCAGGTGCGGCTGGAACGGTGGCGCAAGGTGGCGATCAGCTCGATGAAGCAATCGCTGCGGACGGTGCTGCCGGAGATCAACGCGCCGCGCGACGTGGCGGATCTGGCCGGGACGATCGGTAGCTATGATGCGGCGATTGTTGGTAGCTTGAAAGGGACGGCTCTTAGCGGGGAGGTGTTGCCGGCCGCGGCCAACAAGATTCTGCTTCTGACCGGCCCGGAGGAGGGGTTCAGCCGAATCGAGGAGGATACCCTGATTCGCGCGGGTGCGACACCGGTGCTGTTGGGAGAACGACGTCTGCGCGCGGAATTGGCGCCGGTGGTGCTGCTGAGCGCGGTTGTTTACAGCCTCTAA
- a CDS encoding prepilin peptidase → MQPETLIGIYAFCLGAFIGSFLNVLIYRLPRSEDFVFGRSHCPHCGLLIRWYDNIPLLSYIILLGKCRKCRRHISWRYPLVELLTAAFFLVVFLLYGISYQSLVAIVFFALLLVITFIDFKYYIIPDKITYPGMVLGLALSFVNPLISPLESLVGLLAGGLTLYLLAILGDYFLKKESLGGGDIKLAAVLGAFLGWKNLFLIFFAAAVFGLIYAVLRMVIARQSAAGRMIPFGPFLSLAGLLALFFGNLLVDYYVSQFLALN, encoded by the coding sequence ATGCAGCCCGAAACCTTGATCGGCATCTACGCCTTCTGCCTGGGCGCGTTCATTGGTTCATTCTTGAACGTTCTCATTTACCGTCTGCCGCGGAGCGAAGATTTCGTGTTTGGGCGGTCGCATTGTCCCCACTGCGGGCTGCTGATCCGTTGGTACGACAATATTCCCTTGCTCAGTTATATCATCCTGCTGGGCAAATGCCGCAAATGCCGGCGGCATATTTCCTGGCGATATCCGCTGGTTGAACTGCTGACTGCTGCGTTCTTCTTGGTGGTCTTCCTGCTCTACGGCATCAGCTACCAATCGCTGGTCGCGATTGTCTTTTTCGCGCTACTGCTGGTGATTACGTTTATCGACTTCAAATACTATATCATTCCCGACAAGATTACCTATCCCGGAATGGTGCTGGGGTTGGCACTCTCGTTTGTGAACCCGCTGATTTCGCCGCTGGAATCGCTGGTCGGGCTTCTGGCCGGCGGGCTGACACTCTATCTCCTCGCGATCCTGGGAGACTATTTCCTCAAAAAGGAGTCGTTGGGAGGCGGCGACATCAAACTGGCCGCGGTGCTCGGCGCATTTCTCGGTTGGAAGAACCTCTTTCTCATCTTCTTTGCGGCTGCGGTTTTCGGCCTGATCTACGCCGTCCTGCGCATGGTGATCGCGCGGCAGTCGGCGGCCGGGCGCATGATTCCGTTCGGACCGTTTTTGTCGCTGGCCGGCCTGCTGGCGCTCTTCTTCGGCAATTTGCTGGTTGACTACTACGTCAGCCAATTTCTGGCGTTGAATTAG
- the xseB gene encoding exodeoxyribonuclease VII small subunit: MAEKTTGFEDNLRRLEEVVSKLEQGDLPLEEAIKLFQEGMRLSKLCGERLTAVEAEIKKLVAENDQFKLENFGGADA, translated from the coding sequence TTGGCGGAAAAAACTACAGGCTTTGAGGATAACCTGCGCCGGCTGGAAGAGGTCGTCAGCAAGCTAGAGCAGGGTGATCTGCCGCTGGAAGAGGCGATCAAGCTCTTCCAGGAGGGGATGCGGCTGTCGAAACTCTGCGGTGAACGCTTGACTGCGGTCGAGGCCGAGATCAAGAAGCTCGTCGCGGAAAACGACCAGTTCAAACTTGAGAACTTCGGCGGCGCCGATGCCTGA